One genomic segment of Bradyrhizobium prioriisuperbiae includes these proteins:
- a CDS encoding 3-hydroxyacyl-CoA dehydrogenase, protein MTEKTGIAAIVGAGLIGRAWAMVFARAGWTVRLTDPHTATLQAAPSLIRDELQTLARHGLVADPQAAAARVSVAASVGEAIEGADLVQENGPETVDAKLAIFSELDRLAAPDTLLVSSTSAIVASRFTEGLAGRARCLIGHPVNPPHLVPLVELCGAPWTSPEAIDRAREIYRAVGQVPITVKREINGFILNRLQGALLAEAFRLVGEGYVSAEDLDHTVKDGLGLRWSFLGPFETIELNAPGGIPDYCARYTGFYKELAASAAGPEVYQSPNVDQVIAAWPHQATPERIATLTQRRNERLAALAAHKSRQKD, encoded by the coding sequence ATGACGGAAAAGACAGGAATTGCGGCCATTGTCGGCGCTGGATTGATCGGCCGCGCCTGGGCCATGGTGTTTGCGCGTGCGGGCTGGACGGTGCGATTGACCGATCCGCACACGGCCACCTTGCAGGCGGCGCCGTCTTTGATCAGGGACGAATTGCAGACGCTGGCGCGCCATGGACTGGTGGCCGATCCGCAGGCAGCGGCCGCGCGGGTGTCGGTTGCGGCCAGTGTTGGTGAGGCGATCGAGGGCGCCGATTTGGTCCAGGAAAACGGGCCGGAGACCGTCGACGCCAAACTCGCGATTTTTTCCGAGCTCGATCGGCTGGCTGCGCCGGACACGCTCCTGGTGTCATCGACGTCGGCCATCGTCGCCTCGCGCTTTACTGAAGGGCTGGCGGGGCGGGCACGCTGCCTGATCGGCCATCCCGTCAACCCGCCGCATCTGGTGCCGCTGGTGGAGCTCTGCGGCGCGCCCTGGACATCGCCGGAGGCGATTGACCGCGCCCGCGAGATCTACCGCGCCGTCGGCCAGGTGCCGATCACCGTCAAGCGCGAGATCAACGGCTTCATCCTCAACCGCCTGCAGGGCGCGCTGCTGGCGGAGGCGTTTCGTCTGGTCGGCGAGGGTTATGTGTCGGCCGAAGACCTCGACCACACCGTGAAGGACGGCCTGGGCTTGCGCTGGTCGTTCCTCGGACCGTTCGAGACCATCGAGCTCAATGCGCCCGGCGGCATTCCGGATTACTGCGCGCGTTATACCGGCTTCTACAAGGAACTGGCGGCATCCGCCGCCGGGCCGGAGGTGTATCAGAGCCCGAACGTCGATCAGGTGATCGCGGCCTGGCCGCATCAGGCCACCCCCGAGCGGATCGCAACATTGACGCAGCGGCGCAACGAGCGTCTTGCGGCGCTGGCCGCGCACAAGTCGCGGCAGAAAGATTGA
- a CDS encoding ABC transporter substrate-binding protein produces the protein MLKEGRFTRRALLKGAAGAAVVSGLSAPSLLLAQTSEVIRIGHLTPRTGFLGPLGEYAVMAIDLAVEEINAGGGLAGRKLEVLKEDSVNPQTASTKAERMIERDKVACIIGEISSASALTIAQVAQRNKTLFINTGANSDALRGSDCKRYMFHVESQNSMYVKSVGRSFLQDGLVKGKKWYSLTADYAFGHDLLKVAKRFMEGNGGQFAGDDLVPTDATDFSAYLLKIRAAKPDLVVLNLAGAQITNFLKQYSEFGLTFPVGGFGFDTALAWAAGKGNFVGTWPCVWHHLIDTPQTKAFVTAFSKKYNKPPENQAWGDYIAAKIVAQAVNELKSPDSTKVVEYFEKGAKFDVLKTRPGYFRASDHQLMHEMYAITALPADKVKNQWDIFSSSGPVPGPNEDLEVIASTKEENTCTFAT, from the coding sequence ATGTTGAAGGAAGGTCGTTTCACGCGCCGCGCGTTGCTGAAGGGGGCCGCTGGAGCTGCGGTCGTGTCCGGCCTGTCGGCCCCATCGCTGCTGCTTGCACAAACATCGGAAGTGATCCGGATCGGCCATCTGACGCCGCGTACGGGATTTCTCGGGCCGCTCGGCGAATACGCCGTGATGGCGATTGATCTCGCCGTGGAAGAGATCAACGCCGGCGGTGGTCTGGCGGGCCGCAAGCTCGAGGTTCTTAAAGAGGACTCCGTCAATCCGCAGACCGCCTCGACCAAGGCCGAGCGCATGATCGAGCGCGACAAGGTCGCCTGTATCATCGGCGAGATTTCGTCGGCGTCGGCGCTGACCATTGCGCAGGTGGCCCAGCGCAACAAGACGCTGTTCATCAACACCGGCGCCAACTCGGATGCGCTGCGCGGCTCGGACTGCAAGCGCTACATGTTCCATGTCGAGTCGCAGAACTCGATGTACGTCAAATCGGTTGGCCGCTCTTTCCTGCAGGACGGGCTGGTCAAGGGCAAGAAATGGTATTCGCTGACGGCGGACTATGCGTTCGGGCATGACCTGTTGAAGGTCGCCAAGCGCTTCATGGAAGGCAATGGCGGACAGTTCGCCGGCGACGACCTGGTGCCGACCGACGCGACCGACTTCTCCGCCTATCTGCTCAAGATCCGCGCGGCGAAGCCCGATCTGGTGGTGCTCAACCTGGCGGGCGCGCAGATCACCAATTTTCTCAAGCAGTATTCCGAGTTCGGCCTGACATTCCCCGTCGGCGGCTTCGGCTTCGACACCGCGCTGGCATGGGCGGCCGGCAAGGGCAACTTCGTCGGCACCTGGCCCTGCGTCTGGCATCACCTGATCGACACCCCGCAGACCAAGGCCTTCGTCACCGCTTTCAGCAAGAAGTATAACAAGCCGCCGGAGAACCAGGCCTGGGGTGACTACATCGCGGCCAAGATCGTGGCGCAGGCGGTGAACGAATTGAAGTCGCCGGACTCGACCAAGGTCGTCGAATACTTCGAGAAGGGCGCCAAGTTCGACGTGCTGAAAACCCGTCCCGGTTACTTCCGCGCGTCGGACCACCAGCTGATGCACGAGATGTACGCCATCACGGCGCTGCCGGCCGACAAGGTCAAGAACCAGTGGGACATCTTCTCGTCCAGCGGACCGGTGCCGGGCCCCAACGAGGATCTGGAAGTCATCGCCTCTACCAAGGAAGAAAACACCTGCACGTTCGCGACCTGA
- a CDS encoding GntR family transcriptional regulator, whose product MGPSTTALSIVEPLDRQTLGERAYAKLADLLISGRLAPGEKLSLRGAAEVLGVSIMPVREAVSRLIADKALEVAPNRAVRVPIMSATQFRDLTKIRIEIEGYAAAQAATLRSPNDLATIAAAEEAMRSESETADPDLPRAVELNKTFHFAVYAAAQSPTLVEIIRALWLKAGPVINLDLRANPKRLATSGVVAKHAAILQAITDHDGDGARAGIAADIAGASNFILSRGGLPD is encoded by the coding sequence GTGGGTCCCTCCACCACCGCACTGAGCATCGTTGAACCGCTCGACCGCCAGACGCTGGGCGAACGCGCCTATGCGAAGCTTGCGGACTTGCTGATTTCCGGCCGCCTGGCGCCTGGCGAAAAGCTGTCGCTGCGCGGCGCCGCCGAAGTTCTCGGCGTCTCCATCATGCCGGTGCGCGAAGCGGTGTCGCGCCTGATCGCCGACAAGGCGCTCGAAGTCGCCCCCAATCGCGCCGTCCGCGTTCCCATCATGTCGGCGACGCAGTTCCGCGACCTGACGAAAATCCGCATCGAGATCGAAGGTTATGCAGCGGCGCAGGCCGCGACACTGCGTAGCCCGAACGATCTCGCGACCATTGCGGCCGCGGAAGAGGCCATGCGCAGTGAAAGCGAGACGGCCGATCCGGATCTCCCGCGCGCAGTCGAACTGAACAAAACCTTCCACTTCGCCGTCTATGCCGCGGCACAATCGCCGACGCTGGTCGAAATCATCCGCGCGCTCTGGCTCAAGGCCGGCCCGGTCATCAACCTCGATCTGCGCGCCAACCCGAAGCGGCTGGCGACCAGCGGCGTGGTCGCCAAGCACGCCGCCATCCTGCAGGCGATCACGGACCATGACGGCGACGGCGCCCGCGCCGGCATTGCGGCCGACATCGCCGGTGCGTCCAACTTCATTCTCTCGCGCGGCGGTCTCCCCGACTGA
- a CDS encoding GntR family transcriptional regulator, with protein sequence MPKLRRSTLTSDAYDVVRAMLLDSGRFQPGEKLSIEMISRELGVSRSPVWSAIARLDAEGLVDVAPRQGVYLVAFDVDRLRGLFETREALEGMATRLAATRMTEAELDALGTTVRHQKTLLSERHEGDFAISALEFHERILAGARNPMIAQQLSGIYARTSAMCRGRASERTVRVLTANYRDHNEILNALRRRDMDAAEHLARLHVQRLRTTILQEDTQPSRRPVRVK encoded by the coding sequence ATGCCCAAACTCCGTCGTAGCACGCTGACTAGCGACGCATATGATGTGGTCCGCGCCATGCTGCTCGACAGCGGCCGCTTTCAGCCGGGTGAGAAGCTCAGCATCGAAATGATCTCCCGCGAATTGGGAGTCAGTCGATCGCCGGTGTGGAGCGCGATTGCCCGCCTTGATGCGGAAGGCCTTGTCGACGTGGCGCCGCGCCAGGGGGTCTATCTCGTCGCCTTCGACGTGGATCGGCTGCGCGGCCTGTTCGAAACGCGGGAGGCTCTCGAAGGCATGGCGACGCGCCTTGCCGCAACAAGGATGACAGAAGCCGAACTCGACGCCCTCGGCACAACGGTCAGACACCAGAAGACACTGTTGTCCGAACGCCACGAAGGCGACTTTGCGATATCCGCGCTCGAATTCCACGAACGGATTCTCGCGGGAGCTCGCAATCCGATGATCGCGCAGCAGCTCAGCGGCATCTACGCGCGAACCAGCGCCATGTGCAGAGGCCGCGCCAGCGAGCGCACGGTGAGGGTGCTCACCGCCAACTACAGGGATCACAACGAGATCCTCAATGCGCTGCGCCGGCGTGACATGGATGCTGCGGAACACCTCGCCCGCCTCCATGTCCAGCGGCTGAGGACAACAATATTGCAGGAAGACACACAGCCGAGCAGACGACCGGTACGGGTCAAATGA
- a CDS encoding 3-keto-5-aminohexanoate cleavage protein, which translates to MSRKVIITCAVTGAIHTPSMSKALPVTPQEIADAAIGAAEAGAAIVHLHARNPKTGQPDQSPEAFAPFLKVIKQRSNCVINLTTGGAPTMTVDERVRPAAVYKPEVASLNMGSMNFAFFGMLNRFKTFEHEWERKHVENKDIVFRNTFQDIEYVLTTLSGSGTRFEFECYDTAHLYNLKYFLDQGLVKAPLFVQTVFGLQGGTGAHPEDVLHMKRTADRLFGDQYKWSVLGAGRNQLPIAAMAAAMGGNIRVGLEDSLWSGPGKLAESNAEQVRLARQIVEGLGLEIATPDEAREILDLKGGDKLEV; encoded by the coding sequence ATGAGCCGAAAAGTCATCATCACCTGCGCCGTCACCGGCGCCATTCACACGCCGTCGATGTCGAAAGCCCTGCCGGTAACGCCGCAGGAAATCGCGGACGCCGCGATCGGGGCCGCGGAAGCCGGCGCCGCCATCGTCCATCTGCATGCGCGCAATCCGAAGACCGGCCAGCCGGACCAGAGCCCCGAGGCGTTCGCGCCGTTCCTGAAGGTGATCAAGCAGCGTTCGAACTGCGTGATCAACCTCACCACCGGCGGCGCGCCGACCATGACCGTGGACGAGCGCGTGCGTCCGGCGGCTGTTTACAAGCCCGAGGTCGCCTCGCTGAACATGGGGTCGATGAACTTCGCGTTCTTCGGCATGCTCAACCGCTTCAAAACATTCGAGCACGAATGGGAGCGCAAGCATGTCGAGAACAAGGACATCGTGTTCCGCAACACTTTCCAGGACATCGAGTATGTGCTGACTACCTTGTCCGGATCAGGCACCCGCTTCGAGTTTGAATGCTACGACACCGCCCATCTCTACAATCTCAAATACTTCCTCGATCAGGGCCTGGTGAAGGCGCCGCTGTTCGTGCAGACCGTGTTCGGCCTGCAGGGCGGCACCGGCGCGCATCCGGAAGACGTGCTGCACATGAAGCGCACCGCCGATCGCCTGTTCGGCGACCAGTACAAATGGTCGGTGCTCGGCGCTGGCCGCAACCAGCTGCCGATCGCGGCAATGGCGGCAGCGATGGGCGGAAACATCCGCGTGGGTCTGGAGGACTCGCTGTGGAGCGGTCCCGGCAAGCTCGCCGAATCCAACGCCGAACAGGTGCGCCTCGCCAGGCAGATCGTCGAAGGCCTCGGCCTCGAGATTGCGACGCCGGACGAGGCGCGCGAGATTCTCGATCTCAAGGGCGGCGACAAGCTGGAGGTCTAG
- a CDS encoding branched-chain amino acid ABC transporter ATP-binding protein/permease: protein MSNRIPYQLIVAAVSLLVLPPVLLAMGLTMTSATEVVVYALACMALNILVGHTGLVSFGHGAWFGLAAYAAAIAQRNLMPGSFFGPALLGLVVVAALAAAFGYLILRRRGVYFSLLTLALAAMLYVVSFRWTEVTGGENGLGGITRPALFGFDLESSTNYYWFVAVIALVVLFALWRFHNSTVGTVLVAIRENEQRARFLGYATNRYKLAAFTLSATITGLAGILLLYKNRMTSADPISVSFSGELLAMVVIGGMRSFLGPALGALFYIMFREFLSIYSENWLFWLGLVFVGFIIFSPSGLTGVAERLIAPFRKKQVEDAAMSARRIESLPLPEFLKPRDAHQGPVLVADQIVKSFGGIKAVQGVDISIADRTLHALIGPNGAGKTTAFNLLSGMFVPDQGSVTLMGRSIAGRAPEDITAAGIGRSFQITNLFPTLTVAENVRLAVQARHPRRADPYTSALSISEINADTDEIIRYLGLAGIEHAEAGSLSYGGQRLLDMGVALATAPRILLLDEPLAGLAAAERERIGAIIKRISADIPVLLVEHDIDRVFQLADHVTVMNEGRVLLDGSVEDARSSPKVQEVYIGSGTAAIAAQERETAATPSLLMAVKSVDTFYGKSHILKGVDFPLHQNEIIALLGRNGAGKSTLLKTLIGIAPATNGSIALAGSELVGRSSAEIARLGIGYVPQGRGLFAGMTVDQNLELGGLKRQTGHGIHWTRERIYDYFPRIKERLNSPADYLSGGEQQMVAVARALSGDVRVLLLDEPFEGLAPAVVEQLFEAFDRLRREVAIIIVDHNLDLALALSDTTVALERGQVIHQGPSKALRDDLDLRRKVLWL, encoded by the coding sequence ATGTCGAACAGGATTCCGTATCAGCTCATCGTCGCCGCTGTCAGCCTGCTGGTGCTGCCGCCGGTTCTGCTGGCGATGGGTCTCACCATGACCTCGGCGACGGAAGTCGTCGTCTATGCGCTGGCTTGCATGGCTCTGAACATCCTGGTCGGCCACACCGGCCTGGTGTCATTCGGCCATGGCGCCTGGTTCGGGCTCGCCGCCTATGCCGCTGCGATCGCTCAGCGCAATCTGATGCCGGGTTCATTCTTCGGCCCGGCGCTGCTCGGGCTGGTCGTTGTCGCAGCACTCGCGGCTGCGTTCGGCTACCTCATCCTGCGCCGGCGCGGCGTCTACTTCTCGCTGCTGACGCTGGCGCTGGCGGCGATGCTGTATGTGGTGTCGTTCCGCTGGACCGAGGTGACCGGCGGCGAGAACGGCCTCGGCGGCATCACCCGTCCGGCGCTGTTTGGTTTCGACCTGGAATCGTCGACCAATTATTACTGGTTCGTCGCCGTCATCGCGCTGGTGGTGCTGTTTGCGCTGTGGCGCTTCCACAATTCCACCGTCGGCACCGTGCTGGTCGCGATCCGCGAGAACGAGCAGCGCGCGCGGTTTCTCGGCTACGCCACCAATCGTTATAAACTGGCGGCCTTCACACTGTCGGCGACCATCACGGGTCTGGCCGGCATTCTCCTGCTTTACAAGAACCGCATGACCTCGGCCGATCCGATCTCGGTCAGCTTCTCCGGCGAACTGCTGGCGATGGTGGTGATCGGCGGCATGCGCAGCTTCCTGGGGCCCGCCCTCGGTGCGCTGTTCTACATCATGTTCCGCGAGTTTCTCAGCATCTACAGCGAGAACTGGCTGTTCTGGCTGGGCCTGGTGTTCGTCGGCTTCATCATCTTTTCGCCGTCGGGCCTGACCGGTGTTGCCGAACGCCTGATTGCGCCGTTCCGGAAAAAGCAGGTCGAAGATGCGGCGATGTCGGCGCGCCGGATCGAGTCGCTGCCGCTGCCCGAATTTCTGAAACCCAGGGATGCGCATCAGGGGCCGGTGCTGGTCGCCGACCAAATCGTCAAGAGCTTCGGTGGCATCAAGGCCGTACAGGGCGTCGACATCTCGATCGCCGACCGCACACTGCATGCGCTGATCGGTCCCAACGGCGCCGGCAAGACCACGGCGTTCAATCTCCTGTCCGGCATGTTCGTGCCGGACCAGGGATCGGTGACCCTGATGGGGCGCTCGATTGCCGGCCGCGCGCCGGAGGATATCACCGCGGCGGGGATCGGGCGGTCGTTCCAGATCACCAACCTGTTCCCGACACTGACGGTGGCCGAGAATGTCCGTCTGGCGGTTCAGGCGCGCCATCCGCGCCGCGCCGATCCCTACACGTCCGCACTGTCGATTTCGGAAATCAACGCGGATACCGACGAGATCATTCGCTACCTCGGGCTTGCAGGAATCGAGCATGCGGAGGCGGGCTCGCTGTCCTACGGCGGCCAACGTCTGCTGGACATGGGCGTGGCGCTCGCCACCGCACCGCGGATCCTGCTGCTGGACGAACCGCTGGCCGGTCTCGCCGCGGCGGAGCGCGAGCGCATCGGCGCCATCATCAAGCGTATCTCCGCGGATATTCCGGTGCTGCTGGTGGAGCACGACATCGACCGCGTGTTCCAACTGGCCGATCATGTCACCGTCATGAACGAGGGACGTGTGCTGCTGGACGGCTCGGTGGAAGACGCACGCTCCAGCCCGAAAGTGCAGGAGGTCTATATCGGCTCCGGAACGGCGGCGATCGCGGCGCAGGAGCGGGAGACGGCGGCGACGCCGAGCCTGCTGATGGCGGTGAAAAGCGTCGATACGTTCTACGGCAAGAGCCATATCCTCAAGGGCGTCGACTTCCCGCTGCACCAGAACGAGATTATCGCCTTGCTTGGCCGCAACGGTGCCGGCAAGTCGACCCTGCTGAAGACGCTGATCGGCATTGCGCCTGCGACCAATGGCTCGATCGCTCTCGCCGGCAGCGAGCTGGTCGGGCGCAGCTCCGCCGAGATCGCCAGGCTCGGCATTGGGTATGTGCCGCAGGGGCGTGGTCTGTTCGCCGGCATGACCGTGGACCAGAATCTCGAACTCGGCGGACTGAAGCGCCAAACCGGCCACGGCATCCACTGGACCCGGGAGCGGATCTACGACTACTTTCCCCGCATCAAGGAACGTCTCAACAGTCCGGCGGATTATCTGTCGGGTGGTGAGCAGCAGATGGTGGCGGTGGCGCGGGCGCTGTCCGGCGACGTGCGGGTGCTGCTGCTGGACGAGCCGTTCGAAGGCCTGGCCCCGGCGGTGGTCGAGCAGCTGTTCGAGGCGTTCGACCGGCTGCGCAGGGAGGTCGCCATCATCATTGTCGACCATAATCTCGATCTCGCGCTCGCATTGTCCGACACCACGGTGGCGCTGGAGCGCGGCCAGGTGATCCACCAGGGACCATCCAAAGCGCTGCGGGACGATCTCGATCTGCGCCGGAAAGTGTTGTGGCTGTAA
- a CDS encoding SDR family oxidoreductase, whose protein sequence is MDLDIKGLRVLVTAGANGIGLAIARAFAAEGARVFVCDIDQTALAGLGSSDPALKTTVCDVSNRASVSQLFESVTSTLGGLDVLINNAGIAGPTSKVEEMNPEDWDRCLEICLTGQFNCARLAVPMLRGSTNASIVNISSAAGRLGFALRTPYAAAKWGVIGFTKSLSIELGPDNIRVNAILPGLVAGDRQRRVLEAKAQQRGISFKEMEETAFSFTSIKEYVTPQQIADQIVFMCSPRGRTISGQAISICGDTRMLG, encoded by the coding sequence ATGGATCTCGATATCAAGGGTTTGCGCGTTCTGGTCACGGCCGGAGCCAACGGAATCGGGCTCGCCATTGCGCGGGCCTTTGCCGCCGAGGGCGCGCGGGTGTTCGTTTGCGACATCGACCAGACGGCGCTGGCGGGCCTCGGCAGCAGCGATCCGGCGCTCAAGACCACGGTGTGCGATGTGTCCAACCGTGCCTCGGTGTCCCAGTTGTTCGAGAGTGTCACGAGCACGCTCGGCGGCCTCGATGTGCTCATCAACAATGCGGGAATCGCCGGGCCAACCTCCAAGGTCGAGGAGATGAACCCGGAAGACTGGGACCGCTGTCTCGAGATCTGCCTCACCGGCCAGTTCAATTGCGCGCGCCTTGCGGTGCCGATGCTGCGCGGGAGCACCAACGCCTCGATCGTCAACATCTCGTCCGCCGCGGGGCGGCTCGGCTTTGCGTTGCGCACGCCCTATGCGGCCGCCAAATGGGGCGTGATCGGTTTCACCAAATCGCTGTCGATCGAACTGGGGCCGGACAACATCCGGGTCAACGCCATCCTTCCCGGTCTGGTCGCCGGTGACCGTCAGCGCCGCGTACTCGAAGCCAAGGCGCAGCAGCGCGGCATTTCGTTCAAGGAGATGGAAGAGACTGCGTTCTCCTTCACCTCGATCAAGGAGTATGTCACCCCGCAGCAGATCGCCGACCAGATCGTTTTCATGTGCAGCCCGCGCGGGCGCACCATCTCCGGTCAGGCGATTTCGATTTGCGGCGACACCCGCATGCTGGGCTGA
- a CDS encoding branched-chain amino acid ABC transporter permease, with the protein MLFAQQVLNGLLDGVYYLLIALGLSLIFSLGGIVNLAHGAFFAIGAYLTLVLSPYLGFGGAFVVAPVAVALFGVLIERVLFTRFYRSDPILSLLLTFGLAMVAEQALRMIFGAPPLSYSIPPILRGQVVMGSFIYSFYRTVLLGIAIVCVAALWVLLQRTSFGRVVRAGVQNPDMVGALGISLQPYMSAVAALGIGLAGLAGVLLAPIYSVHPAMGNEIITPAFVVVVIGGLGSFWGVVVAALLVGLVKGVMVAVGYSAASTAAIYLLMLLVLLFRPRGLFGERIMRFE; encoded by the coding sequence ATGCTTTTCGCACAGCAGGTTCTCAATGGGCTGCTCGACGGCGTCTATTATCTTTTGATCGCGCTGGGACTGTCGCTGATCTTCTCCCTCGGCGGCATCGTCAATCTCGCGCACGGCGCTTTCTTTGCCATCGGCGCATATCTGACGCTTGTGCTGTCGCCCTATCTCGGTTTCGGCGGCGCGTTTGTCGTGGCACCGGTCGCGGTCGCGCTGTTCGGCGTGCTGATCGAGCGTGTGCTGTTCACCCGCTTCTATCGCTCCGATCCGATCCTGTCGCTGCTGCTGACATTCGGGCTCGCCATGGTGGCCGAGCAGGCGCTGCGCATGATCTTCGGCGCGCCGCCACTGTCGTATTCGATTCCGCCGATATTGCGCGGCCAGGTCGTGATGGGGTCGTTCATCTATTCGTTCTACCGCACCGTGCTGCTTGGCATTGCCATTGTCTGCGTGGCCGCCTTGTGGGTGCTGCTGCAGAGGACCTCGTTCGGCCGCGTGGTTCGGGCAGGGGTGCAGAACCCCGACATGGTCGGCGCGCTCGGCATTTCGCTGCAGCCCTATATGTCCGCCGTCGCCGCATTGGGCATCGGGCTTGCGGGCCTCGCCGGTGTGCTGCTGGCGCCGATCTATTCGGTGCACCCCGCCATGGGCAACGAGATCATCACCCCGGCGTTCGTGGTCGTGGTGATCGGTGGTCTCGGCTCGTTCTGGGGCGTCGTGGTTGCGGCGCTGCTGGTTGGCCTGGTGAAAGGCGTAATGGTCGCGGTCGGCTATTCCGCGGCTTCTACTGCCGCGATCTACCTGCTGATGCTGCTTGTGCTGCTGTTTCGGCCCCGCGGCCTGTTCGGCGAACGCATCATGCGCTTCGAGTGA
- a CDS encoding O-methyltransferase: MSNPDVARAVLAELETGGVAFDAAEPDHARRLLNLDRAAAEVLYLLVRAAHRTEVLEIGTSNGFSTIWLAMALNEPAEKGHLITIERMRSKQVAAMENVRRAGLEAVVEFRLGDAIDVVRTLDGPIDCVFFDADRIGAHHQLEALLPKLAADCLLIADNAQSHAAELHAYFEMLAARADFQSTMLPVGKGLHVAHRRAASVGDRPGQMPHRPPQQDDHPDQSHPVRG, from the coding sequence ATGAGCAACCCCGATGTGGCCAGAGCGGTGTTGGCCGAGCTGGAAACCGGGGGTGTGGCCTTCGATGCGGCTGAACCGGATCATGCTCGACGTCTCTTGAACCTGGATCGTGCCGCCGCCGAAGTGCTGTATCTGCTGGTGCGGGCCGCGCATCGAACGGAAGTTCTCGAAATAGGTACGTCCAACGGCTTCAGTACGATCTGGCTGGCGATGGCATTGAACGAGCCTGCCGAAAAGGGCCACCTCATCACCATCGAGCGGATGCGCAGCAAGCAGGTGGCTGCGATGGAAAATGTACGTCGTGCTGGTCTTGAAGCTGTCGTCGAATTCAGACTTGGCGATGCGATCGATGTCGTCCGCACACTGGATGGGCCGATCGACTGTGTATTCTTCGATGCAGATCGCATCGGGGCGCATCATCAGCTGGAGGCGCTGCTGCCAAAGCTTGCCGCCGACTGTCTGTTGATCGCCGACAATGCGCAGTCCCATGCGGCTGAACTTCACGCCTATTTCGAGATGCTGGCTGCGCGTGCAGATTTCCAGTCGACGATGCTGCCGGTCGGCAAGGGTTTGCATGTCGCTCATCGCCGCGCCGCGAGTGTCGGCGATAGGCCGGGGCAGATGCCGCACCGACCCCCGCAGCAAGACGATCACCCCGATCAATCGCATCCGGTGCGAGGCTAG
- a CDS encoding molybdate ABC transporter substrate-binding protein: MTDLKILSGGAAQGLVERLVAAFNVVSGLDVAGEFGAVGAMAANLRAGAPADLVILSRAVVDELAGQGLVIKSTATDIGRVETAVAVRVGDATIAVGTANDLRTALLAADEIFTPDTQAATAGIHFAKVLVDLGIADRVTKRLRMFPNGMTAMRHLSVSSARRAIGCTQVTEILNTSGVTLVGPLPPGHDLATVYTAAITTGASAAGAAQQLIDIMVDPRHAALRESIGFGQIER, encoded by the coding sequence ATGACTGATCTGAAGATTCTGAGCGGAGGCGCCGCTCAGGGCCTCGTGGAGCGGCTTGTGGCGGCGTTCAATGTGGTGTCGGGACTGGACGTGGCAGGCGAGTTTGGTGCGGTTGGTGCCATGGCCGCGAACCTGCGCGCGGGCGCGCCCGCCGATCTCGTCATCCTCAGCCGGGCCGTCGTTGATGAACTGGCGGGACAGGGCCTCGTGATCAAAAGCACCGCGACCGACATCGGTCGTGTCGAGACCGCGGTGGCGGTGCGGGTGGGCGATGCGACCATCGCCGTCGGTACGGCCAATGATCTGCGCACCGCACTGCTTGCGGCCGACGAGATCTTCACTCCTGACACCCAGGCCGCAACGGCTGGAATTCATTTTGCAAAGGTGCTGGTGGATTTGGGTATCGCGGACCGGGTGACAAAACGACTCCGGATGTTTCCGAACGGGATGACGGCCATGCGCCATCTGTCGGTCTCATCCGCGCGGCGCGCGATCGGTTGCACGCAGGTGACCGAGATTCTCAACACGTCCGGCGTGACATTGGTCGGACCGCTGCCGCCTGGCCATGATCTTGCGACGGTTTATACCGCCGCGATCACTACCGGCGCGTCCGCGGCCGGTGCCGCGCAGCAGCTGATCGATATCATGGTCGATCCGCGGCACGCTGCGTTGCGCGAGAGCATCGGGTTTGGCCAAATCGAGCGCTGA